The following are encoded together in the Vespa crabro chromosome 12, iyVesCrab1.2, whole genome shotgun sequence genome:
- the LOC124428498 gene encoding protein FAM210A isoform X1 — protein sequence MEAIINRSLRLTSILGSNSSFLINNGVLSARCLCCTNPKFGIHGNNNENNARYRTALRNYFLFSHNNFVCQRTFKVNKHDIMLAYSNNPQNQPKEDNIPLPDKKLSIFQRMKQLTKDYWYILVPVHIATSMGWVAIFYMAVKNGVDIVTMMEHLNLSEKYLTMLRSSGAGNWAIVYALYKIFTPARYAVTIGGTTMSIRYLNRLGYLKVSSFKKAATNVEQSGKCTAKHKPEFKTERQTEPPKT from the exons ATGGAAGCTATAATTAATCGTAGTTTACGATTAACTTCGATTTTAGGATCCAATTCAtcctttttaattaacaatggCGTTTTGTCTGCACGTTGTTTATGCTGTACCAATCCAAAATTTGGGATACACGGTAACAACAATG AAAACAATGCTCGTTACAGGACTGCCTTAcgtaattactttttattttcacataaTAACTTTGTATGCCAGAGAACGTTTAAAGTTAACAAACATGACATTATGCTGGCATATTCAAATAATCCTCAAAATCAGCctaaagaagataatatacCATTAcccgataaaaaattatctatatttcaaAGAATGAAACAATTAACCAAGGACTATTGGTATATATTAGTGCCTGTACACATAGCGACTTCCATGGGCTGGGTggcaatattttatatggcAGTTAAAAA TGGCGTAGATATAGTGACTATGATGGAACATTTAAATTtaagtgaaaaatatttaaccaTGTTACGCAGCTCTGGCGCTGGCAATTGGGCTATAGTATATGccctttataaaatatttactccTGCTAGATATGCAGTGACCAtag gaggAACAACTATGTCTATTAGATATCTTAATAGATTAGGATATCTCAAAGTATCATCTTTCAAAAAAGCAGCTACAAAT GTAGAACAGTCGGGAAAATGTACGGCAAAGCACAAACCCGAATTTAAAACTGAAAGACAAACAGAACCACCAAAAacataa
- the LOC124428498 gene encoding protein FAM210A isoform X2: protein MEAIINRSLRLTSILGSNSSFLINNGVLSARCLCCTNPKFGIHGNNNENNARYRTALRNYFLFSHNNFVCQRTFKVNKHDIMLAYSNNPQNQPKEDNIPLPDKKLSIFQRMKQLTKDYWYILVPVHIATSMGWVAIFYMAVKNGVDIVTMMEHLNLSEKYLTMLRSSGAGNWAIVYALYKIFTPARYAVTIGGTTMSIRYLNRLGYLKVSSFKKAATNSADETLRRTVGKMYGKAQTRI, encoded by the exons ATGGAAGCTATAATTAATCGTAGTTTACGATTAACTTCGATTTTAGGATCCAATTCAtcctttttaattaacaatggCGTTTTGTCTGCACGTTGTTTATGCTGTACCAATCCAAAATTTGGGATACACGGTAACAACAATG AAAACAATGCTCGTTACAGGACTGCCTTAcgtaattactttttattttcacataaTAACTTTGTATGCCAGAGAACGTTTAAAGTTAACAAACATGACATTATGCTGGCATATTCAAATAATCCTCAAAATCAGCctaaagaagataatatacCATTAcccgataaaaaattatctatatttcaaAGAATGAAACAATTAACCAAGGACTATTGGTATATATTAGTGCCTGTACACATAGCGACTTCCATGGGCTGGGTggcaatattttatatggcAGTTAAAAA TGGCGTAGATATAGTGACTATGATGGAACATTTAAATTtaagtgaaaaatatttaaccaTGTTACGCAGCTCTGGCGCTGGCAATTGGGCTATAGTATATGccctttataaaatatttactccTGCTAGATATGCAGTGACCAtag gaggAACAACTATGTCTATTAGATATCTTAATAGATTAGGATATCTCAAAGTATCATCTTTCAAAAAAGCAGCTACAAAT TCTGCGGACGAAACTCTAC GTAGAACAGTCGGGAAAATGTACGGCAAAGCACAAACCCGAATTTAA
- the LOC124428498 gene encoding protein FAM210A isoform X3 produces MLAYSNNPQNQPKEDNIPLPDKKLSIFQRMKQLTKDYWYILVPVHIATSMGWVAIFYMAVKNGVDIVTMMEHLNLSEKYLTMLRSSGAGNWAIVYALYKIFTPARYAVTIGGTTMSIRYLNRLGYLKVSSFKKAATNVEQSGKCTAKHKPEFKTERQTEPPKT; encoded by the exons ATGCTGGCATATTCAAATAATCCTCAAAATCAGCctaaagaagataatatacCATTAcccgataaaaaattatctatatttcaaAGAATGAAACAATTAACCAAGGACTATTGGTATATATTAGTGCCTGTACACATAGCGACTTCCATGGGCTGGGTggcaatattttatatggcAGTTAAAAA TGGCGTAGATATAGTGACTATGATGGAACATTTAAATTtaagtgaaaaatatttaaccaTGTTACGCAGCTCTGGCGCTGGCAATTGGGCTATAGTATATGccctttataaaatatttactccTGCTAGATATGCAGTGACCAtag gaggAACAACTATGTCTATTAGATATCTTAATAGATTAGGATATCTCAAAGTATCATCTTTCAAAAAAGCAGCTACAAAT GTAGAACAGTCGGGAAAATGTACGGCAAAGCACAAACCCGAATTTAAAACTGAAAGACAAACAGAACCACCAAAAacataa